A region of Gemmatimonadota bacterium DNA encodes the following proteins:
- a CDS encoding protein kinase: MSTLDRLTTALAERYQIVRELGAGGMATVYLARDLKHDRDVAIKVLRPELAAVIGAERFLKEVKTTASLQHPHILGLIDSGENDGFLWYAMPFVDGESLRDRLGREKQLPIADAVRLASDVAAALDYAHRRGVIHRDIKPENILLHDGSALVADFGIALAASSAGTRMTETGMSLGTPHYMSPEQAMGERALDARTDIYALGCVLYEMLAGEPPFTGPTAQAIVAKVMTATPEPVTTYRATIPAPVAHAVHVAIQKLPADRFGTAAELAAALHATSGTFEAGAPVRRRQAWRLALAGGLLLGAMAGGSLVAMRSGRAVERFATPGLATPVTWEQGLEITPALSPDGKQVAYASGNGTVSRIFVRPVGDGRPTPLTTDSTAVELSPQWSRDGTRILFIKDGLVFSAPVGGGAARQDVPSRDGQVTALAWSPDNQQIAYVIGDTLFIHRADGTSRPLAAAEQLTLCNWGPHDVIACSAGNSLYLAPGIGFGNIAPSWITLIRVADGTLQTITDSSSNNQSPQWSHDGTHLLYSSNRLGPADIYALRVTGDGTPRGEPERLTVGLNVSTFSLSGDDRRLSYAVMSISANIWSQPWQEGRPLAGARPTPVTFGQQVIEAFALSSDGRWIFHDNDLAGNSDIYRMSLATGIAERLTTDRTPEFAPEPSPDGRTVSFHSFRGDSRDVYVLPLDGGALERVTDTPAQEAQATWSPDGSALAYFNITGEPSIKIATRGADRRWVSRALVPGYWPRFSPDGRRVVFTTSLLGGELRVIPSDSGPSRLLYPLEVPGAPVAENSTWSADGAAIYFKSHTADGAASIWSVPASGGIPTRVLQLGDGRLQSDRYGFRIANGLVYYTLTDRQSNVWLMELVR; this comes from the coding sequence ATGAGCACGCTCGATCGCCTCACCACCGCCCTCGCCGAGCGCTACCAGATCGTCCGGGAGCTCGGCGCCGGCGGCATGGCCACCGTTTACCTTGCGCGTGACCTCAAGCACGACCGCGACGTCGCCATCAAGGTGCTGCGTCCGGAGCTCGCCGCGGTCATCGGGGCCGAGCGCTTCCTCAAGGAAGTGAAGACCACCGCCAGCCTGCAGCACCCGCACATCCTTGGCCTGATCGATTCTGGCGAGAACGATGGCTTCCTCTGGTACGCCATGCCGTTCGTGGACGGCGAGTCGCTGCGCGACCGGCTCGGCCGCGAGAAGCAGCTCCCCATTGCCGACGCGGTGCGGCTGGCCTCCGACGTGGCGGCCGCGCTCGACTACGCCCACCGCCGTGGCGTGATCCATCGCGACATCAAGCCCGAGAACATCCTGCTGCATGACGGCAGCGCGCTGGTGGCCGACTTCGGCATTGCCCTCGCGGCAAGCAGCGCCGGCACCCGGATGACCGAGACCGGGATGTCGCTCGGGACGCCGCACTACATGAGCCCCGAGCAGGCGATGGGCGAACGCGCCCTCGACGCGCGGACCGACATCTACGCGCTGGGCTGCGTGCTCTACGAGATGCTCGCCGGCGAGCCGCCATTCACCGGCCCGACCGCGCAGGCGATCGTCGCCAAGGTCATGACGGCCACGCCGGAGCCGGTCACCACCTACCGGGCGACGATCCCCGCCCCGGTGGCGCATGCAGTGCACGTCGCGATCCAGAAGCTGCCGGCTGACCGCTTCGGCACGGCCGCGGAGCTTGCGGCCGCCCTCCATGCCACCAGTGGCACCTTCGAGGCGGGCGCCCCGGTGCGCCGGAGACAGGCGTGGCGGCTGGCACTCGCTGGCGGATTGCTGCTCGGTGCGATGGCCGGTGGCAGTCTCGTGGCGATGCGCTCCGGTCGCGCCGTGGAACGGTTCGCCACCCCGGGATTGGCCACGCCGGTGACGTGGGAGCAGGGCCTCGAGATCACGCCGGCGCTGTCGCCCGATGGCAAGCAGGTGGCCTATGCGTCCGGGAATGGCACCGTCAGTCGCATCTTCGTGCGCCCGGTCGGCGACGGTCGCCCCACCCCGTTGACGACCGACAGCACGGCGGTCGAGCTCTCGCCGCAGTGGTCGCGCGACGGCACCCGCATCCTCTTCATCAAGGACGGCCTCGTCTTCTCCGCGCCGGTGGGCGGCGGAGCGGCGCGTCAGGATGTCCCGTCCCGGGATGGGCAGGTCACCGCGCTGGCCTGGTCACCGGACAACCAGCAGATCGCCTACGTCATCGGGGACACCCTGTTCATCCATCGCGCCGACGGGACCAGCCGTCCGCTGGCGGCGGCCGAGCAACTGACCCTGTGCAACTGGGGCCCGCACGACGTGATTGCCTGCTCTGCCGGGAACTCGCTCTACCTTGCGCCGGGCATCGGCTTCGGCAACATCGCGCCGAGCTGGATCACCCTGATCCGGGTCGCCGATGGCACGCTGCAGACGATCACGGACAGCAGCTCCAACAACCAGTCGCCGCAGTGGTCACACGACGGAACGCACCTGCTCTACAGCTCAAACCGGCTCGGCCCGGCCGACATTTATGCGCTGCGGGTCACGGGCGACGGGACGCCGCGCGGCGAGCCCGAGCGGCTGACCGTCGGCCTGAACGTCTCCACCTTCAGCCTGTCGGGCGATGATCGTCGCCTCAGCTATGCGGTGATGTCCATCAGCGCCAACATCTGGTCGCAACCGTGGCAGGAGGGTCGACCCCTCGCCGGGGCGCGGCCCACGCCGGTCACCTTCGGCCAGCAGGTGATCGAGGCGTTCGCGCTCTCTTCCGACGGGCGGTGGATCTTCCACGACAACGACCTGGCCGGCAACTCGGACATCTACCGGATGTCGCTCGCCACCGGCATCGCGGAGCGCCTCACGACGGACCGCACCCCGGAGTTCGCGCCCGAGCCCTCGCCCGACGGCCGCACGGTTTCGTTCCACTCCTTCCGCGGCGATTCGCGCGACGTGTATGTGCTGCCGCTCGACGGGGGGGCGCTCGAGAGGGTCACCGACACCCCGGCACAGGAGGCGCAGGCCACCTGGTCGCCGGATGGATCGGCGCTGGCCTACTTCAACATCACCGGCGAGCCGAGCATCAAGATCGCGACCCGAGGTGCGGATCGTCGCTGGGTGAGTCGCGCGCTGGTGCCGGGATACTGGCCGCGCTTCTCGCCCGATGGCCGACGGGTCGTCTTCACGACCTCCCTGCTCGGCGGCGAGCTCCGGGTGATACCCTCCGACAGCGGCCCCTCGCGCCTCCTGTACCCGCTCGAGGTTCCCGGGGCGCCGGTCGCCGAGAACTCGACGTGGTCGGCGGACGGCGCCGCCATCTACTTCAAGAGCCACACGGCCGACGGGGCGGCCTCGATATGGTCGGTCCCCGCGAGCGGCGGCATCCCGACGCGCGTGCTGCAACTCGGCGATGGCCGGCTGCAGTCCGACCGCTACGGATTCCGGATCGCGAACGGGCTGGTGTACTACACGCTCACCGATCGGCAGAGCAACGTCTGGCTGATGGAACTGGTGCGATGA
- a CDS encoding serine/threonine protein kinase translates to MSVDRLASALADRYQIVRELGAGGMATVYLARDLKHDRDVAIKVLRPELAAVIGAERFLTEIKTTANLQHPHILPLFDSGEALAPSIIDDRSSIIDRHSPSYLFYVMPFIEGETLRDRLDREKQLPIGEAVRIASEVAAALDYAHRRGVIHRDIKPENILLHDGAALVADFGIALAASKAGGSRMTETGMSLGTPHYMSPEQAMGEREITARSDVYALGCVTYEMLIGDPPFTGSTAQAIVAKVVTEKPAALTRVRSTIPEAVEDAVLTALEKLPADRFATAAEFSAALAGGVTARATTRSAARPVGPTPGQRRGYVVAGITLAACCLAGGWLLGRRGGTTSSAGPSVYDAALPDTALISFAASSRTISYGTAIRSLSVAKSGEFVVYAASRGESSELWYRSLRTAEVHPIAGTEGGTAPRLSLDGTQVAFLIGDQIMIIPVAGGQARRLLDGRSVSWLMWTDTGQLLAADQDGNRLSELDPAGGEPKSRAITRCAFGSSWIAASKELLCSANRTALLVNPDSAKSSILRLAGTANLPGKLVTGSSFRLVDEKYLVYLAIDGSLVATRFDPVTRTAGTPVALLSGVRRESIGEGQFDLTTDGSLIYAPGVDATQGRIVKLVAGKEPEALPTESADFQRYDLSRDGRWLAAAVQGTVDNELRLYDLRGGQHFTWLHSEYLRHPLWDPTGEQLLTIAREGDRWMLLRGKPNSGSAPDTIASTLTEAALPDAVDYHDEHLAVGQNWGGSMVFRFDPSLAKPTFDTVLAGGRFASLSPSASLLLYQTLEGNRIIITSFPTPGRRWQIASDGNEPLWLSPTEVVYRVGVSWFMVKVNAATGEPAGPPTPWARDPRFSDTSGWSNRPSHDGGIIYVQGPAQITGTHLRVIPGWVASMKAAVDKAGN, encoded by the coding sequence ATGAGCGTTGACCGTCTTGCATCAGCCCTCGCCGACCGCTACCAGATCGTCCGGGAGCTCGGCGCCGGCGGCATGGCCACCGTCTACCTCGCCCGTGACCTCAAGCACGACCGCGACGTCGCCATCAAGGTGCTGCGGCCCGAACTCGCCGCCGTGATCGGCGCCGAGCGCTTCCTCACCGAGATCAAGACCACCGCGAACCTGCAGCATCCGCACATCCTGCCACTATTCGATTCAGGGGAAGCGCTGGCGCCGTCGATCATCGATGATCGATCATCGATCATCGATCGGCACTCGCCGAGTTACCTGTTCTATGTGATGCCCTTCATCGAGGGCGAGACCCTGCGCGACCGGCTCGATCGCGAGAAGCAGCTGCCGATCGGCGAGGCGGTGCGGATCGCGAGCGAGGTCGCCGCGGCACTCGACTATGCCCACCGGCGCGGCGTGATCCATCGCGACATCAAGCCCGAGAACATCCTGCTGCACGACGGCGCGGCGCTTGTCGCCGACTTCGGCATCGCCCTCGCCGCGAGCAAGGCCGGTGGTTCCCGGATGACCGAGACCGGGATGTCGCTCGGCACGCCGCACTACATGAGCCCCGAGCAGGCGATGGGCGAGCGCGAGATCACCGCGCGCTCCGACGTCTATGCCCTCGGCTGCGTCACCTACGAGATGCTGATCGGCGACCCGCCCTTCACCGGCAGCACCGCCCAGGCGATCGTCGCCAAGGTGGTGACCGAGAAGCCGGCAGCGCTGACGCGCGTGCGCAGCACGATTCCCGAGGCGGTCGAGGATGCCGTCCTCACCGCGCTCGAGAAGCTCCCGGCCGACCGCTTCGCCACCGCCGCGGAATTCTCGGCCGCACTGGCTGGCGGCGTGACCGCTCGCGCGACGACACGCTCGGCGGCGCGACCGGTGGGGCCGACGCCCGGGCAGCGGCGGGGCTATGTCGTCGCGGGCATCACCCTCGCCGCCTGCTGCCTCGCGGGCGGCTGGCTCCTGGGCCGTCGCGGCGGCACCACCTCGAGCGCCGGCCCCTCGGTCTACGACGCGGCACTCCCCGACACGGCACTGATCTCCTTCGCGGCCAGCTCCCGGACCATCTCCTACGGCACGGCAATCAGGAGCCTCTCGGTCGCGAAGTCAGGCGAGTTCGTCGTCTACGCCGCCTCGCGCGGTGAATCGAGTGAACTCTGGTACCGTTCGCTCCGGACGGCCGAGGTGCATCCGATCGCGGGGACGGAGGGCGGCACCGCGCCACGGCTTTCGCTCGATGGGACGCAGGTCGCCTTCCTCATCGGCGACCAGATCATGATCATCCCGGTCGCGGGTGGGCAGGCGCGGCGACTCCTCGACGGGCGCAGCGTCTCCTGGCTGATGTGGACCGACACCGGCCAGCTGCTGGCCGCGGACCAGGACGGCAACCGGCTGAGCGAACTCGATCCGGCCGGCGGGGAGCCGAAGTCCCGGGCGATCACCCGCTGCGCCTTCGGCAGTTCGTGGATCGCCGCAAGCAAAGAGCTGCTCTGTTCGGCCAATCGGACCGCGCTCCTGGTCAACCCCGATTCGGCCAAGTCGAGCATTCTCCGCCTCGCCGGAACAGCGAACCTCCCCGGCAAGCTGGTCACCGGGTCGTCGTTCCGCCTGGTCGACGAGAAGTACCTCGTCTATCTCGCCATCGACGGATCGCTGGTGGCCACGCGCTTCGATCCCGTCACTCGGACGGCTGGCACGCCCGTGGCGCTGCTCTCGGGCGTCCGCCGCGAGTCGATCGGCGAGGGGCAGTTCGACCTGACCACCGACGGCTCCCTGATCTATGCGCCCGGGGTCGACGCGACGCAGGGCCGGATCGTGAAGCTGGTGGCGGGCAAGGAGCCCGAAGCACTGCCGACCGAGAGCGCCGACTTCCAGCGCTACGACCTGAGCCGCGATGGTCGGTGGCTGGCGGCGGCCGTGCAGGGCACCGTGGACAATGAGCTGCGGCTCTACGACCTGCGCGGTGGGCAGCATTTCACCTGGCTGCACAGCGAGTATCTCCGCCACCCGCTCTGGGATCCGACCGGCGAACAGTTGCTCACGATTGCCCGCGAGGGCGATCGATGGATGCTGCTGCGGGGCAAGCCGAATTCCGGCTCGGCACCCGACACCATCGCGAGCACACTGACCGAGGCCGCGCTCCCCGACGCCGTGGACTACCACGACGAGCACCTCGCCGTCGGCCAGAACTGGGGCGGCAGCATGGTCTTCCGCTTCGATCCCTCCCTGGCGAAGCCGACCTTCGACACCGTCCTCGCCGGCGGCCGCTTCGCGTCGCTCTCGCCGAGCGCGAGCCTGCTGCTCTACCAGACGCTCGAGGGGAATCGGATCATCATCACGTCGTTCCCGACACCGGGCCGTCGGTGGCAGATTGCCTCGGACGGCAACGAGCCGCTCTGGCTCTCGCCGACCGAAGTGGTCTATCGGGTCGGCGTCTCGTGGTTCATGGTGAAGGTGAATGCCGCGACGGGCGAACCGGCGGGCCCGCCGACGCCATGGGCGCGCGACCCCCGCTTCTCCGACACGTCGGGGTGGTCCAACCGCCCCTCGCACGACGGCGGCATCATCTACGTCCAGGGGCCAGCGCAGATCACCGGCACACACCTCCGGGTGATCCCGGGCTGGGTCGCCTCCATGAAGGCGGCGGTCGACAAGGCCGGCAACTAG